From the Mycobacterium sp. DL592 genome, the window AAGTCCTTATCCACCAAAATGTTCCGGGCCAACCCATCCACGAACTACTTACCGTCGCAGACCGGGCGTGGGCCGCGTCGGCGGGGCATTCGGTGTTCGGCCCGCGCGACCGCTGGCGGGCGATGATCGCCGAGATGCGCGGCGCGGGCGTCGCGCTGGAACCGCAACGCCGAAGCGTGCGCGACGTGGTGCTCACCGTCCCGTGGTCGTCGGTCGCACCGGGCTAGCTGCGGCGCCTAGCATCAAGACATGCGGATAGCCCTGGCCCAAATCCTTTCTGGCACCGACCCCGCCGCCAACCTGACCCTGGTCGAGCAGTACACCCGGCAGGCCGCCGCGGCGGGCGCACGACTGGTCGTGTTCCCCGAGGGCACCATGAGCCGGTTCGGGGTGCCGCTGACCCCGATCGCCGAGCCGCTGGACGGACCGTGGGCCGACGCGGTGCGCGGCATCGCCGCCCGCGCCGGGATCACGGTGGTGGCCGGGATGTTCACCCCCACCTCCGACGAGCGGGTCACCAACACCCTGCTGGCCACCGGCCCCGGCATCGATGCCCACTACGACAAGATCCATCTCTACGACGCGTTCGGGTTCGCCGAATCCGCCGGCGTCGCGGCCGGCCGCGAACCGGTGGTCATCACCGTCGACGGCGTCGGAGTGGGGTTGACGCTGTGCTACGACATCCGCTTTCCCAACCTTTACCTCGAGCTGGCCGACCGCGGCGCACAGGTCATCACCGTCAGCGCGTCGTGGGGTGCGGGCCCCGGCAAGCTCGAGCAGTGGACCCTGCTCGCCCGGGCCCGGGCATTGGACTCGGCGTCGTTCATCCTCGCCGCGGACCAGGGCTATCCGGGTGACGAGATGGCGAACACCTCGAGGGCGCCGACCGGTGTCGGCGGCAGCTTGGTCGCCTCCCCGTTCGGCGAAGTGCTCGCCTCCGCAGGCCCCGACCCTCAACTCGTGGTGGCCGACGTCGACGTCGACGCCGTGCCCGCGGTGCGCGAGACGCTCGGCGTGCTGCGTAACCGCTCAGAGTTCGCTCAGATTGATAGGGCAGAATCGCGCGGGTGACGTATCCGCCACAGGGCCCGNNNNNNNNNNNNNNNNNNNNNNNNNNNNNNNNNNNNNNNNNNNNNNNNNNNNNNNNNNNNNNNNNNNNNNNNNNNNNNNNNNNNNNNNNNNNNNNNNNNNACATCCCGCAGGCGGGCCCGCCGAGCGCGCCACCGCCCGCCGAGCCGCCCGAGGAATCCAAGTCCGGCTTCCTGCGCGACCCGCTGTCGATCGCACTGGTGCTCGTCACCGTCATCGCGCTGGCGATCGCCGCCCTGGTCGGCACCGAGCTCTACGTGCGGCACCGGGCCACCACCGTTGTGGCCAGCGCGGTCGAGTGTGTGGTCAAAGATTCCGCGACGGTGTCGTTCGGCATGCGGCCGTTCCTGCTGCAGCACCTCACCGGCAGCTACAACGACATCCGGGTCGAGACCGCGGGCAACCAGATCCGCGAAGCCAAGGGCATGAAACTCGACCTGCTGCTCAACGACATCAAGATCAACAAGACCGCGGATTCGGCGGGCACTCTGGGGGCGCTGGACGCCACGATCACCTGGTCCAACGACGGCATCCAGCAGACCGTCGCCGACATCATCCCGTTGCTAGGCGGTCTGGTCACCTCGGTGGCCACCAGCCCGTCGGAGGGAACGATCGAGCTCAAGGGTGGTCTCGGCACGGTGACAGCCAAGCCCGAGGTGTCCAACGGCGGACTGAACCTGCAGGTGGTCAGCTTGACCGGGCTGGGTTTCAGCCTGCCCCGGGAGACCATCCAGCCGGCGTTGGACGCCTTCACGACGGCACTGACCAAGAACCTGCCGATGGGGATCCACGCCGACAGCGTCGCCGTCACCGATACCGGCGTCACCGCCAAGTTCATCACCAGGAACGCGACCATCCCCAACGGTCAGCAGGATCCCTGCTTCGCAGGGGTTTAGTCCAGACCGTCGAGTACGGCGCGGGTCCCGGACAATCCGAGCCGGGTCGCGCCGGCGTCCAGCATGGCCAGCGCGTCCTGCGCGGTGCGGATACCGCCGCTGGCCTTGACGCCGAGCCGGCCGCCTACCGTCGCGGCCATCAGTTCCACGGCCGCCACCGACGCCCCGCCGCAGGGATGGAATCCGGTCGAGGTCTTGACGAAGTCGGCGCCGGATTCTTCAGCGGCCCGGCAGACCGCGATCAGTATGCCGTCACCGGCGAGGCTCAGCAGTGCCGCCGACTCGACGATGACCTTGAGCACGGCGTCGGGTACCGCGGCACGCACGGTGGCGATGTCGGCGGCGACGGCGGCCAGGTCACCGGCGATGGCGGCACCGACGTCGATCACCATGTCGACCTCGTCGGCCCCAAAGTCGACCGCCAGCGCCGCCTCGGTGGCTTTTATCGTCGGCAGGTGCTTGCCCGACGGAAAACCGGCGACGGTGGCGATCAGCAGGCGTTCCGGATGCCCGCTGGCGGCCTTGTGCGCGGTGGCGACCATGGACGGCGAGACACAGACGGCCAGCACCCCCAGCTCGGCGGCCTCGTCGACCAGGGCGGCGACGTCGGCATCGGTGGCTTCGGGTTTGAGCAGGGTGTGGTCGACTAGCGCGGCCACATCGGCTCTGCGCCAGATATCCCCGAGCCGCTCCGCTCCTGCCCGCCGGCGGGTCATCAGAACGGCTCCTGGGAACCGCCGGGGTTGCAGCCGGCGGCCGTCATGGTGTTGTCGTCGACCACGGGCCGCCACGGCTCGAGGTTCCAGCTGGTCTTGCCGGGTTCGACGATCTCGGCGAAGCGGAAGTGGCAGACGAACTGCTCGCGCATACCAGGGCTGGCTGCATCGGGGGCAAGGGCGAGCACCTCGCTCCAGGCCTCGTCGATCTCCCACGGCGGTTTGAACATCTGCGCGCCCGCCTGCCGGCCGGCCGGGGTGGGATAGACACGAAGACTGGACAGGTCGCCCCAGTGCTGCCATTCGGCGTGGTCGATGAAGGGCGGGGCCGGGGTGGTGTCGGCGGCCGCAGGAACGGCCAGGCACAGGGCCACCGGGACGACGGCGAGGACGCCGGCCAGTCGGTGTCGGGTGGTCAGCGGGACTTCCCCTGGACCTCGAGCAGCTTGGGCCGGACGTCGACGAGGTAGATGCCTGCGGCGACCGCCGCGATCGCGACCCCGGTCACGCCCAGCACGAACGACAGCAGGATGGCGGCACCCAGGATCACCAGCCAGACCGGCTTGGTGAGCTTGTCGGCTGCCGTGTAGGCATCGGTGCGTTGCATCGCCGCGTGGACGAACGCGTAAATGGCGACAACGGTCACCGCCCAGAAGACGACCTGAAGA encodes:
- a CDS encoding carbon-nitrogen hydrolase family protein yields the protein MRIALAQILSGTDPAANLTLVEQYTRQAAAAGARLVVFPEGTMSRFGVPLTPIAEPLDGPWADAVRGIAARAGITVVAGMFTPTSDERVTNTLLATGPGIDAHYDKIHLYDAFGFAESAGVAAGREPVVITVDGVGVGLTLCYDIRFPNLYLELADRGAQVITVSASWGAGPGKLEQWTLLARARALDSASFILAADQGYPGDEMANTSRAPTGVGGSLVASPFGEVLASAGPDPQLVVADVDVDAVPAVRETLGVLRNRSEFAQIDRAESRG
- a CDS encoding DUF2993 domain-containing protein, producing MPQAGPPSAPPPAEPPEESKSGFLRDPLSIALVLVTVIALAIAALVGTELYVRHRATTVVASAVECVVKDSATVSFGMRPFLLQHLTGSYNDIRVETAGNQIREAKGMKLDLLLNDIKINKTADSAGTLGALDATITWSNDGIQQTVADIIPLLGGLVTSVATSPSEGTIELKGGLGTVTAKPEVSNGGLNLQVVSLTGLGFSLPRETIQPALDAFTTALTKNLPMGIHADSVAVTDTGVTAKFITRNATIPNGQQDPCFAGV
- the deoC gene encoding deoxyribose-phosphate aldolase, with protein sequence MTRRRAGAERLGDIWRRADVAALVDHTLLKPEATDADVAALVDEAAELGVLAVCVSPSMVATAHKAASGHPERLLIATVAGFPSGKHLPTIKATEAALAVDFGADEVDMVIDVGAAIAGDLAAVAADIATVRAAVPDAVLKVIVESAALLSLAGDGILIAVCRAAEESGADFVKTSTGFHPCGGASVAAVELMAATVGGRLGVKASGGIRTAQDALAMLDAGATRLGLSGTRAVLDGLD
- a CDS encoding DUF2599 domain-containing protein: MALCLAVPAAADTTPAPPFIDHAEWQHWGDLSSLRVYPTPAGRQAGAQMFKPPWEIDEAWSEVLALAPDAASPGMREQFVCHFRFAEIVEPGKTSWNLEPWRPVVDDNTMTAAGCNPGGSQEPF
- a CDS encoding DUF2516 family protein — its product is MLQGVAGVVLQVVFWAVTVVAIYAFVHAAMQRTDAYTAADKLTKPVWLVILGAAILLSFVLGVTGVAIAAVAAGIYLVDVRPKLLEVQGKSR